One part of the Sorangiineae bacterium MSr11954 genome encodes these proteins:
- the mdh gene encoding malate dehydrogenase gives MPTRKKIGLIGAGNIGGELARLVANKELGDVVLFDIASKENFAKGKALDLEQNGSVLGYDASIRGTSNWDDLQGADVLIITAGVPRKPGQSRDDLVATNLPIIRDVASNAKRVCPDAFVIVISNPLDAMVYEYKRVVGAPKEKVVGMAGVLDSARMQLFLAREAGVSVKDVRTTVLGGHGDDMVPVLGYCTINGIPVGQVIAKEKLDAIVERTRKGGGEIVGLMGTSAYYAPATSAVAMAEAYLLDQKRLLPSAVYLDGEYGYKDIFMGVPVVIGGKGVEKIVQIDLTDDEKTMLAKSAKSVQSVIDVVKKSA, from the coding sequence ATGCCTACTCGCAAGAAAATCGGATTGATTGGCGCGGGAAACATCGGTGGTGAGCTCGCGCGCCTGGTGGCCAACAAGGAGCTCGGCGACGTCGTCCTGTTCGACATCGCGTCGAAGGAAAACTTCGCCAAGGGCAAGGCGCTCGACCTCGAGCAAAACGGCTCGGTGCTCGGCTACGACGCGAGCATCCGCGGCACCTCGAACTGGGACGATCTGCAGGGCGCCGACGTCCTGATCATCACGGCCGGCGTCCCGCGCAAGCCGGGCCAGAGCCGCGACGATCTGGTGGCCACCAACCTCCCGATCATCCGCGACGTGGCGAGCAACGCCAAGCGTGTCTGTCCGGATGCCTTCGTCATCGTCATCTCGAACCCGCTCGACGCGATGGTCTACGAGTACAAGCGCGTGGTCGGCGCCCCCAAGGAGAAGGTCGTGGGCATGGCCGGCGTCCTCGACTCCGCGCGCATGCAGCTGTTCTTGGCGCGTGAAGCGGGGGTCAGCGTCAAAGACGTGCGCACCACCGTGCTCGGCGGCCACGGCGACGACATGGTCCCCGTCCTCGGCTACTGCACCATCAACGGCATCCCCGTTGGCCAGGTGATCGCCAAGGAGAAGCTCGACGCCATCGTGGAGCGCACCCGCAAGGGCGGCGGCGAGATCGTCGGCCTCATGGGCACCAGCGCGTACTACGCGCCCGCCACGTCGGCCGTCGCCATGGCCGAGGCGTACCTCCTCGATCAGAAGCGCCTCTTGCCGTCGGCCGTCTACCTCGACGGCGAGTACGGGTACAAGGACATCTTCATGGGCGTCCCCGTCGTCATCGGCGGCAAGGGCGTGGAGAAGATCGTCCAGATCGACCTGACCGACGACGAGAAGACGATGCTCGCCAAGAGCGCCAAGAGCGTTCAGAGCGTGATCGACGTCGTCAAGAAGAGCGCGTAG
- the sucD gene encoding succinate--CoA ligase subunit alpha: MSILVGKETRVLVQGITGGAGSFHAKQMIEYGTNVVAGCTPTRGGEKFEAKDASGKAVQVPVFDTVKEAVTATGADTSCIFVPPPGAADAIVEAFDAGCKLVVCITEGIPAIDMIKVRRYLEALQAERAAANTAVPRLIGPNCPGIITPGACKIGIMPGHIHKAGNIGVVSRSGTLTYEAVGQLTALGIGQSTCIGIGGDPVAGMDFVDALTLFEADPDTHGVILIGEIGGGAEERAAEFIKQKMTKPVAGFIAGTTAPPGKRMGHAGAIIAGGKGTAAEKIRALEAAGAKVAPTPSDMGVTLQSMLK, encoded by the coding sequence ATGAGCATCCTGGTCGGAAAAGAAACGCGCGTGCTCGTGCAGGGCATCACCGGTGGAGCGGGCTCGTTCCACGCGAAGCAGATGATCGAGTACGGCACCAACGTGGTCGCCGGATGTACCCCCACCCGCGGCGGCGAGAAGTTCGAAGCCAAGGACGCCTCCGGCAAGGCCGTGCAGGTCCCCGTATTCGACACCGTCAAAGAGGCCGTCACCGCCACCGGCGCCGACACGAGCTGCATCTTCGTGCCGCCCCCCGGCGCGGCCGACGCCATCGTCGAGGCGTTCGATGCAGGCTGCAAGCTGGTCGTCTGCATCACCGAAGGCATCCCCGCCATCGACATGATCAAGGTGCGCCGCTACCTCGAGGCGCTCCAAGCCGAGCGCGCGGCGGCCAACACGGCGGTGCCGCGCCTCATCGGCCCCAACTGCCCCGGCATCATCACGCCGGGCGCTTGCAAGATCGGCATCATGCCGGGCCACATCCACAAGGCCGGAAACATCGGCGTCGTCTCGCGCTCCGGCACCCTCACCTACGAGGCGGTGGGCCAGCTCACCGCGCTGGGCATCGGTCAATCGACGTGCATCGGCATCGGCGGCGATCCGGTGGCGGGCATGGACTTCGTCGACGCCCTCACCCTGTTCGAGGCCGATCCCGACACCCACGGCGTCATCCTCATCGGCGAAATCGGCGGCGGCGCCGAGGAGCGCGCGGCGGAGTTCATCAAGCAAAAGATGACCAAGCCGGTGGCCGGCTTCATCGCAGGCACCACGGCCCCTCCGGGCAAGCGCATGGGCCACGCGGGCGCCATCATCGCCGGCGGCAAAGGCACCGCCGCCGAGAAGATCCGCGCCCTGGAAGCTGCAGGCGCCAAGGTCGCGCCGACCCCCAGCGACATGGGCGTCACGTTGCAGTCGATGCTGAAGTAA
- a CDS encoding outer membrane lipoprotein carrier protein LolA yields the protein MRHLHHLALATILAALSGFTAVSHAQPAGQPAQPVAAAAQPTPPAAAVPSVDQAVGKVQGFYEKTTSFKANFNQEYFVKAYNQRKSSRGKVTFAKPGKMDWVYDEPKDQRIVSDGSILRVYEGANKQMYEQPVDKAQYSAALSFLTGQGKLTDHFNFEIAGGEKMAFPGGYVLIGVPKQPQAAYTKVFFYVDAATSQVRRVMVLDGQGNRNKFDFENPRVNEPVTAEQFKFVPPHGTTIVHP from the coding sequence ATGCGTCACCTTCACCACCTCGCGCTCGCCACGATCCTCGCAGCTCTTTCCGGCTTCACCGCCGTGAGCCACGCGCAACCCGCGGGCCAGCCGGCCCAGCCCGTGGCCGCCGCCGCGCAGCCCACGCCGCCCGCGGCCGCCGTTCCGTCGGTGGACCAAGCGGTGGGCAAGGTGCAGGGCTTCTACGAGAAGACCACGTCGTTCAAGGCGAACTTCAACCAGGAGTACTTCGTCAAGGCGTACAACCAGCGTAAGAGCTCGCGCGGCAAGGTCACCTTTGCGAAGCCCGGCAAGATGGACTGGGTGTACGACGAGCCGAAGGACCAGCGGATCGTCTCCGACGGCAGCATCCTCCGCGTCTACGAGGGGGCCAACAAGCAGATGTACGAGCAGCCGGTGGACAAGGCGCAGTACTCCGCCGCGCTCTCGTTTTTGACGGGCCAGGGCAAGCTGACCGATCATTTCAACTTCGAGATCGCCGGCGGCGAGAAAATGGCGTTCCCCGGAGGGTACGTCCTGATCGGCGTCCCGAAGCAGCCGCAGGCCGCGTACACCAAGGTATTTTTCTATGTCGACGCGGCCACGTCCCAAGTTCGCCGGGTCATGGTGCTCGATGGCCAAGGGAATCGAAACAAGTTCGATTTCGAAAATCCGCGGGTGAACGAGCCCGTCACCGCCGAGCAGTTCAAGTTCGTCCCGCCTCACGGCACCACGATTGTGCATCCTTGA
- a CDS encoding 2,3,4,5-tetrahydropyridine-2,6-dicarboxylate N-succinyltransferase — MTTPETTWRPLIEAAFADRKLLEDPATVKAVREALDALDRGEIRAASPQEDGTWVTNGWVKQAILLFFGLAKMETHNVGPFEFYDRVPLKKNHQAAGVRVVPPGVVRYGAFLEPGCVVMPGYVNIGARVGERSMVDTWATVGTCAQIGKDVHLSGGVGIGGVLEPPTARPVIVEDGAFIGSRVVIVEGVHVGREAVIGSGVVLTASTTIIDVTGETPVERKGSVPARSVVIPGTRTKRFPAGEFGVPCALIIGQRNPSTDRKVSLNDALRDFNVSV, encoded by the coding sequence ATGACCACCCCCGAAACCACTTGGCGTCCTCTCATCGAAGCCGCCTTCGCCGACCGCAAGCTCCTCGAAGATCCCGCCACCGTCAAAGCCGTGCGCGAGGCGCTCGATGCGCTCGACCGCGGTGAAATCCGCGCCGCTTCCCCGCAGGAAGACGGTACGTGGGTCACCAACGGCTGGGTGAAGCAGGCCATTTTGCTCTTCTTCGGGCTGGCGAAGATGGAGACCCACAACGTCGGTCCGTTCGAGTTCTACGACCGCGTTCCGCTGAAGAAGAACCACCAGGCGGCGGGCGTGCGCGTGGTGCCGCCGGGGGTCGTTCGCTACGGCGCCTTCCTCGAGCCGGGGTGCGTGGTGATGCCGGGCTATGTCAACATCGGCGCGCGGGTCGGCGAGCGATCCATGGTGGACACCTGGGCCACCGTCGGCACCTGCGCGCAGATTGGAAAAGACGTGCACCTCTCGGGCGGCGTGGGCATCGGCGGCGTGCTGGAGCCGCCGACGGCGCGCCCGGTCATCGTGGAGGATGGCGCCTTCATCGGCTCGCGCGTGGTCATCGTGGAAGGCGTGCACGTCGGCCGCGAAGCCGTGATTGGCTCCGGCGTGGTCCTGACGGCGTCGACCACCATCATCGATGTCACGGGCGAGACGCCCGTCGAGCGAAAAGGGAGCGTCCCCGCCCGCAGCGTGGTCATCCCTGGAACCCGGACGAAGCGTTTTCCGGCCGGGGAGTTCGGAGTACCTTGTGCGCTGATCATCGGGCAGCGAAACCCGTCGACGGATCGGAAGGTGAGCCTGAACGATGCGCTCCGTGATTTTAACGTCTCCGTTTGA
- the sucC gene encoding ADP-forming succinate--CoA ligase subunit beta gives MKIHEYQGKQIFQKYGVPIPKGYPAFTVEEAESAAKRLAAETGSGVVVVKAQIHAGGRGKGGGVKVAKGGAAEARQLAEKILGMQLVTHQTGPEGQKVRRLYIEQGLDIDRELYLGAVIDRDRRRIVFMASTEGGVEIEKVAAETPEKILTVHVDPTVGLQAFQARQLAFGLGLLKHKKDTVSQFVKLISSLYEVFVEEDCTLLEINPLVVLKNGDIVALDAKINFDDSADYRHTPAAAQATGRANWDELRDPTEEDPVELEAKQAGLNYVSLDGNVGCLVNGAGLAMATMDIIKHYGEKSGVAPANFLDVGGGATQEQVTKAFKMILSSPKVKAIFVNIFGGIMKCDVIAAGVVAAAKDLGLKVPLVVRLEGTNVELGRKILNESGLAISAASNMADGAQQIVRAISGQR, from the coding sequence ATGAAAATTCACGAGTACCAGGGGAAGCAGATTTTCCAAAAGTACGGGGTCCCCATCCCCAAGGGATATCCCGCGTTCACGGTGGAGGAGGCCGAGTCGGCGGCCAAGCGGCTCGCGGCCGAGACGGGATCGGGCGTCGTGGTGGTGAAGGCGCAGATCCACGCCGGAGGGCGAGGAAAGGGCGGCGGCGTGAAGGTCGCCAAGGGCGGCGCCGCCGAGGCGCGGCAGCTCGCCGAGAAGATCCTGGGCATGCAGCTCGTTACGCACCAGACGGGCCCCGAGGGCCAGAAGGTCCGGAGGCTCTACATCGAGCAGGGCCTCGACATCGACCGCGAGCTCTATCTGGGCGCGGTCATCGACCGCGATCGCCGGCGCATCGTCTTCATGGCGTCGACCGAGGGCGGCGTGGAGATCGAGAAGGTGGCCGCCGAGACGCCGGAGAAGATCCTCACGGTGCACGTGGACCCCACGGTGGGCCTGCAAGCCTTCCAAGCGCGCCAGCTGGCGTTCGGCCTGGGCCTCCTGAAGCACAAAAAAGACACGGTGAGCCAGTTCGTGAAGCTCATCTCGTCGCTCTACGAGGTGTTCGTCGAAGAGGACTGCACCCTGCTCGAGATCAACCCGCTGGTCGTCCTCAAGAACGGCGACATCGTGGCGCTCGACGCCAAGATCAACTTCGACGACAGCGCCGACTACCGCCACACGCCGGCGGCCGCGCAAGCCACCGGCCGCGCGAACTGGGACGAGCTGCGCGATCCCACGGAAGAAGATCCGGTGGAGCTCGAGGCCAAGCAGGCCGGTTTGAACTACGTGTCGCTCGACGGCAACGTCGGCTGCCTGGTGAACGGCGCGGGGCTGGCGATGGCCACCATGGACATCATCAAGCACTACGGCGAGAAGAGCGGCGTAGCCCCCGCGAACTTCCTCGACGTGGGCGGTGGCGCCACGCAGGAGCAGGTGACCAAGGCCTTCAAGATGATCCTCTCCAGCCCCAAGGTGAAGGCGATCTTCGTCAACATCTTCGGCGGCATCATGAAGTGCGACGTGATCGCGGCGGGCGTCGTGGCGGCGGCCAAGGATCTGGGGCTCAAGGTGCCCCTGGTGGTTCGCCTCGAGGGCACCAACGTCGAGCTCGGACGCAAGATCCTGAACGAGAGCGGCCTCGCCATCTCGGCGGCGAGCAACATGGCCGACGGCGCGCAGCAGATCGTCCGCGCCATCTCGGGTCAACGCTAA
- a CDS encoding diguanylate cyclase produces MAGPSDRDGTSSRSPTLIVQAPESLRRTRSKAVLTTAAGTQTARVHAIAPNEIVTMGRGDDCTLRFDDASVSGSHARIVMVAGEYVFGDNRSTNGSYVNDVRVDSAVTLKDGDRIRLGPHCLLRFNIVDEDEEAALKRMYEAALYDGLTRVYNRKHFEDRLDVEVAFAARHATELSVIVLDVDHFKRINDTYGHSAGDAVLRTTAQVMAHGLRQEDLLARYGGEEFVVVARGISVHNAMLVAERLRNSIASTMIPFEEHLLHVTVSAGVASLRCCAQRADKLTLFNMADQRLYAAKQAGRNRVVGV; encoded by the coding sequence ATGGCGGGTCCGAGTGACCGCGATGGGACGTCGTCGCGCTCTCCAACATTGATCGTCCAAGCGCCCGAGTCCCTCCGGCGCACCCGCTCCAAGGCGGTTCTGACCACGGCGGCCGGAACGCAAACGGCGCGCGTCCATGCCATCGCACCCAACGAAATCGTCACCATGGGCCGCGGCGACGACTGCACGTTGCGCTTCGACGATGCGAGCGTCTCCGGGAGCCACGCGCGCATCGTGATGGTCGCCGGCGAGTACGTCTTCGGCGACAACCGCTCGACCAACGGGAGCTACGTCAACGACGTGCGCGTGGACTCGGCGGTCACCCTCAAAGACGGCGACCGCATCCGCCTGGGGCCGCACTGTCTTTTGCGCTTCAACATCGTCGACGAGGACGAGGAAGCCGCCCTGAAGCGCATGTACGAGGCCGCCCTCTACGACGGCCTCACCCGCGTCTACAACCGCAAGCACTTCGAAGACCGCCTGGACGTGGAGGTCGCCTTCGCCGCCCGCCACGCCACCGAGCTGTCGGTCATCGTGCTGGACGTGGACCACTTCAAGCGCATCAACGACACCTACGGACACTCCGCCGGCGACGCCGTACTGCGCACCACCGCCCAAGTGATGGCCCACGGCCTCCGCCAGGAAGACCTGCTCGCCCGCTACGGCGGCGAAGAGTTCGTGGTGGTCGCGCGCGGCATCTCCGTGCACAACGCGATGCTCGTGGCCGAGCGCCTCCGCAACTCCATCGCGAGCACGATGATCCCCTTCGAGGAGCACCTGCTCCACGTCACCGTGAGCGCCGGCGTCGCGTCGCTTCGCTGCTGCGCGCAGCGCGCCGATAAATTGACCTTGTTCAACATGGCCGACCAGCGGCTGTATGCTGCGAAACAGGCGGGGCGCAATCGGGTGGTGGGGGTTTAG
- the ruvC gene encoding crossover junction endodeoxyribonuclease RuvC, with translation MTKRDPAVPAATARSRTSAGTAMPRATAAASRLAAPRSPAAGADEIRERQPTAIVARHAQTVLGIDPGTRRMGWGIVSRKGSRLVHVAHGVIAAGDDVPLAERLVTIERELDRIVQNQAVGQASVESLFFHKDAQAAAKLGHARGVALLVCARAGLDIAEYAPARVKRTVTGRGAADKVQVAQMIRAILSLPEAPPSDAADALALAVTHLQNTPLATAAAAGLTLRR, from the coding sequence ATGACCAAGCGCGATCCCGCCGTCCCCGCAGCCACGGCGCGATCGCGCACCTCGGCCGGCACAGCGATGCCGAGGGCCACGGCGGCCGCGTCGCGGCTGGCAGCACCGAGGTCACCCGCCGCGGGCGCCGATGAAATTCGAGAGCGCCAGCCCACCGCCATCGTGGCGCGCCATGCGCAGACGGTGCTCGGTATCGATCCCGGCACGCGCCGGATGGGCTGGGGCATCGTTTCGCGCAAAGGCTCGCGGCTCGTGCACGTGGCGCACGGGGTGATCGCGGCAGGCGACGACGTGCCGCTGGCGGAGCGGCTGGTGACGATCGAGCGCGAGCTCGATCGCATCGTGCAGAACCAAGCCGTGGGCCAGGCGAGCGTCGAGTCGCTCTTCTTTCACAAGGACGCGCAGGCCGCCGCCAAGCTCGGTCATGCGCGCGGGGTGGCGCTGCTCGTGTGCGCGCGCGCAGGGCTCGACATCGCGGAGTATGCGCCTGCGCGCGTCAAGCGGACGGTCACCGGGCGCGGCGCGGCCGACAAGGTGCAAGTCGCCCAGATGATCCGAGCCATTTTATCGCTCCCGGAGGCGCCGCCGAGCGACGCAGCCGATGCGCTGGCCCTGGCCGTCACGCACCTGCAGAACACGCCGCTGGCGACCGCTGCCGCCGCGGGCCTCACCTTGCGCAGGTGA
- a CDS encoding YebC/PmpR family DNA-binding transcriptional regulator has translation MSGHSKWATIKHKKGALDAKRGKLFTKLIKELTVAARMGGGDPGGNPRLRKAIADAKGQSMPNDTINRAVKRGTGEIEGAAYEEVLYEGTGPGGTLFLVEGMTDNRNRTVAEIRKIFEKNNGVLGGGGTAGWAFDRKGVIQIAKPDANEDQLMDVAIGAGAEDYADQGEEWQVTTAPDGLHGILETLEKAKITVKGSSIAYVPKTKKPIEGRDAEVAINLAEALDDHDDVQNVYADFDVSDEEMARIANA, from the coding sequence ATGAGCGGCCATTCCAAGTGGGCCACCATCAAGCACAAGAAGGGCGCACTCGACGCCAAGCGTGGCAAGCTTTTCACGAAGCTCATTAAGGAGCTCACCGTCGCGGCCCGAATGGGCGGCGGTGATCCCGGGGGCAATCCCCGCCTGCGAAAAGCCATCGCCGACGCAAAAGGTCAGTCGATGCCCAACGACACCATCAACCGCGCGGTCAAGCGCGGCACGGGTGAGATCGAGGGCGCGGCCTACGAAGAGGTGCTCTACGAGGGAACGGGCCCCGGCGGCACCTTGTTCCTCGTCGAGGGCATGACGGACAACCGCAACCGAACGGTGGCCGAAATCCGCAAAATCTTCGAGAAGAACAACGGCGTTCTCGGGGGCGGAGGCACCGCGGGCTGGGCGTTCGATCGCAAGGGCGTGATTCAAATCGCCAAGCCGGACGCCAACGAGGACCAGCTGATGGACGTCGCCATCGGCGCCGGCGCCGAAGACTACGCGGACCAAGGCGAAGAGTGGCAGGTGACCACGGCCCCCGACGGTCTGCACGGCATCCTCGAGACGCTCGAAAAGGCGAAGATCACCGTCAAAGGCTCGTCGATCGCGTACGTGCCCAAGACGAAGAAGCCCATCGAGGGCCGCGACGCCGAGGTGGCGATCAACCTCGCCGAGGCGCTCGACGACCACGACGACGTGCAGAACGTCTACGCCGATTTCGACGTCTCCGACGAGGAGATGGCGCGCATCGCCAACGCGTGA
- a CDS encoding NAD(P)/FAD-dependent oxidoreductase gives MSERYDAIVVGAGHNGLVAALLLAQRGLRVRVVEDKGVVGGAARTEYPFKKAPKLGMSTGAYLLGLMPPELIRKLGVDIPVIRRDPHYFLPTLDKRYLLFGSDLAETKQQFCAFFSEADWNAHEAMQRELGALRDDIAPSFLEEPVSIEESAERYVRPELRTAFIDLCRKPVRDYLGRFGFQSELVQAMYAVTDGFSGLTGSWDTPGTGMNFLIHNMCRLPGADGTWMIVRGGMGTVTSRLADAARKHGARIDVNSGVAQLIVEGGTAKGVVLRDGTELRAEVVVCNADPFRMRDLIGREALPADYNARLDGYAQKTGTTFKVNLALRGLPTFTCLPEDRGQYGATIHLLPHSDGGGVIEAIRRGFQEVQEGKLIEFPTIEWYIHTTVDPSLQDSQGHHNSALFVQWVPRELRGTTWEAEEQRYVAHLLSICDRFAPGTSDLVVDTFPLHPKKIEEHFGITYGHIHHIDNSYGFSDRLPYATPIAGLYSCSAGCHPAGSVIGASGHNAAMRILADRG, from the coding sequence ATGTCCGAACGGTATGACGCAATCGTGGTGGGTGCCGGGCACAACGGGCTGGTGGCTGCGCTTCTTCTTGCGCAGAGAGGGCTCCGCGTGCGGGTAGTGGAGGATAAAGGGGTGGTCGGGGGCGCCGCACGCACCGAGTATCCATTCAAGAAAGCGCCAAAGCTCGGTATGTCGACGGGCGCTTACCTGCTCGGGCTGATGCCGCCGGAGTTGATTCGCAAGCTCGGGGTCGACATCCCGGTCATCCGCCGCGATCCGCATTACTTTCTACCCACGTTGGACAAGCGCTATCTGCTTTTCGGCTCCGACCTGGCGGAGACGAAGCAGCAATTCTGCGCGTTCTTCTCGGAGGCCGATTGGAATGCGCACGAGGCCATGCAGCGCGAGCTCGGCGCCCTCCGCGACGACATCGCCCCGTCGTTTCTCGAGGAGCCGGTGTCCATCGAGGAGAGCGCCGAGCGGTATGTGCGGCCGGAGCTGCGCACGGCGTTCATCGATTTATGCCGAAAGCCGGTGCGCGATTACCTGGGGCGCTTCGGGTTCCAGAGTGAGCTGGTGCAGGCCATGTACGCGGTCACCGATGGCTTCTCGGGGCTGACCGGCTCCTGGGATACGCCCGGCACGGGGATGAACTTCCTCATCCACAACATGTGCCGCCTTCCGGGGGCGGACGGCACCTGGATGATCGTGCGCGGCGGCATGGGCACCGTTACGTCGCGCTTGGCCGATGCCGCGCGAAAACACGGCGCGCGCATCGACGTCAACTCGGGGGTTGCCCAATTGATCGTGGAGGGCGGCACGGCCAAGGGCGTGGTGCTGCGCGACGGAACCGAGCTTCGCGCCGAGGTGGTGGTGTGCAACGCGGATCCGTTCCGCATGCGCGATCTGATCGGACGGGAGGCGCTCCCGGCCGACTACAACGCGCGGCTCGACGGCTACGCCCAAAAGACGGGGACCACCTTCAAGGTGAACCTGGCGCTGCGCGGGCTCCCCACGTTCACCTGTCTGCCGGAGGACCGGGGCCAATATGGCGCGACCATCCACCTTTTGCCGCATTCCGATGGGGGCGGGGTGATCGAGGCGATCCGCCGGGGTTTCCAGGAGGTTCAGGAGGGAAAGCTCATCGAGTTTCCCACCATCGAGTGGTACATCCACACCACCGTCGATCCGTCCTTGCAAGACTCCCAAGGGCACCACAACTCGGCCCTTTTCGTGCAGTGGGTACCGCGCGAGCTTCGGGGGACCACCTGGGAGGCCGAGGAGCAGCGCTATGTCGCGCACCTTTTGTCCATTTGCGACCGGTTTGCCCCGGGGACCTCGGATTTGGTGGTGGATACGTTCCCGCTGCACCCGAAGAAGATCGAGGAGCACTTCGGGATCACGTACGGCCACATCCACCATATCGACAACTCGTATGGGTTCTCGGACCGGCTCCCCTATGCGACCCCCATCGCCGGGCTCTATTCCTGCAGTGCGGGATGCCACCCCGCCGGCTCGGTGATTGGCGCATCCGGGCACAACGCGGCCATGCGGATTTTGGCCGATCGCGGCTAG
- the ndk gene encoding nucleoside-diphosphate kinase: MPVERTLSIIKPDAVEKNNIGKILAHLEEAGFKIVALRRTHLSRAEAEGFYAVHKARPFFGELVEFMTRSPVVISVLEREDAVDTYRKVMGATDPAKADAGTLRKLFGSSVGENAVHGSDSRENAKIEIAYYFPASEVAPSV; the protein is encoded by the coding sequence ATGCCCGTCGAAAGAACCCTTTCCATCATCAAGCCCGACGCCGTCGAAAAGAACAATATCGGCAAAATCCTCGCTCACCTCGAAGAGGCGGGTTTCAAGATCGTCGCCCTGCGCCGCACCCACCTGTCGCGCGCCGAGGCCGAGGGTTTTTACGCCGTCCACAAGGCGCGCCCCTTCTTCGGCGAGCTGGTCGAGTTCATGACCCGCTCCCCCGTGGTCATCTCGGTCCTCGAGCGTGAAGACGCCGTGGACACGTACCGCAAGGTCATGGGCGCCACCGATCCGGCCAAGGCCGACGCCGGCACGCTCCGCAAGCTCTTTGGCTCCAGCGTGGGCGAGAACGCGGTCCACGGCTCCGACAGCCGCGAGAACGCCAAGATCGAGATCGCCTACTACTTCCCGGCGTCCGAAGTCGCGCCGTCCGTCTGA
- the icd gene encoding NADP-dependent isocitrate dehydrogenase, translating into MGADHKLIVPNNPIIPFIEGDGTGRDIWRASVRVLDAAVEKAYDKKRKIAWYEVYAGEKAFTKFNTWLPAGTVEAFRQYLVGIKGPLTTPIGGGIRSLNVELRQLLDLYVCLRPVRWFKGVPSPVKQPGSVDMVIFRENTEDIYAGIEFEAESEQAKKVLAFLEKEFPASYKKVRFPGTAGVGFKPVSREGSERLARAAIEYAITNGRKSVTFVHKGNIMKFTEGAFMKWGYALADREFGDKVYTWATWEKTKEAKGEDAANAEQKAALAAGKVLVKDAIADITLQQVLTRPKEFDVIATLNLNGDYLSDALAAQVGGIGIAPGGNINYVSGHAIFEATHGTAPKYADLDKVNPGSVILSGEMMLRHLGWTEAADLVLKGMDGAIGSRRVTYDFARLTEGATEIACSAFGDNIIEHM; encoded by the coding sequence ATGGGGGCTGATCACAAGCTCATCGTCCCCAACAACCCGATTATTCCGTTCATCGAAGGCGACGGAACCGGCCGCGATATCTGGCGCGCCTCGGTGCGCGTGTTGGATGCTGCCGTCGAGAAGGCTTACGACAAAAAGCGCAAAATCGCGTGGTACGAGGTTTATGCCGGTGAGAAGGCCTTCACCAAGTTCAACACCTGGCTCCCCGCGGGCACGGTCGAGGCGTTCCGCCAGTACCTGGTCGGCATCAAGGGGCCGCTGACCACCCCCATCGGCGGAGGCATCCGCTCGCTCAACGTCGAGCTCCGCCAGCTCTTGGACCTGTACGTGTGCCTGCGTCCGGTGCGCTGGTTCAAGGGGGTCCCCAGCCCGGTCAAGCAGCCCGGATCGGTCGACATGGTGATCTTCCGCGAGAACACCGAGGACATCTACGCGGGCATCGAGTTCGAGGCCGAGAGCGAGCAGGCGAAGAAGGTCCTCGCCTTCCTCGAGAAGGAGTTCCCCGCGAGCTACAAGAAAGTGCGCTTCCCGGGCACCGCCGGCGTGGGCTTCAAGCCCGTGAGCCGCGAGGGCTCCGAGCGCCTCGCGCGCGCGGCCATCGAGTATGCCATCACGAACGGCCGAAAGAGCGTCACCTTCGTGCACAAGGGCAACATCATGAAGTTCACCGAGGGGGCCTTCATGAAGTGGGGCTATGCCCTCGCCGATCGCGAGTTCGGCGACAAAGTCTACACCTGGGCCACCTGGGAGAAGACCAAGGAAGCCAAGGGCGAGGACGCGGCCAACGCCGAGCAGAAGGCGGCGCTCGCGGCCGGCAAGGTCCTGGTCAAGGACGCCATCGCCGACATCACCCTTCAGCAGGTCCTCACCCGCCCCAAGGAGTTCGACGTCATCGCCACGTTGAACCTCAACGGCGACTACCTCTCCGACGCGCTGGCCGCGCAGGTCGGCGGCATCGGCATCGCGCCCGGCGGCAACATCAACTACGTGAGCGGCCACGCCATCTTCGAGGCCACCCACGGCACCGCCCCCAAGTACGCCGATCTCGACAAGGTGAACCCCGGCAGCGTCATCCTCTCCGGTGAAATGATGCTCCGCCACCTGGGCTGGACGGAGGCCGCCGATCTCGTCCTCAAGGGCATGGACGGCGCCATCGGCAGCCGCCGCGTGACCTACGATTTCGCCCGCCTCACGGAGGGCGCCACCGAAATCGCGTGCAGCGCCTTCGGCGACAACATCATCGAGCACATGTGA